From a region of the Cucumis sativus cultivar 9930 chromosome 6, Cucumber_9930_V3, whole genome shotgun sequence genome:
- the LOC101218990 gene encoding O-fucosyltransferase 19, protein MTRRRVLEFDHEDGEKLGGVDVDVVKHVTSFRRHVHPHLRRPGFYAVGCLMLLAFSTISLFVKFMLLNSYEEMGVMMGKDRTRGRAANFIVVPQKTMYQTNNALSQEQDVSADLVKTIHPKLQVSEIWKEPESEDYYKCINVTKNEPWSDDETKGYLLARANGGLNQMKTGISDLVAIAKLMNATLVLPSLDHKSFWTDPSDFKDIFNWQNFIDVLRDEVHVLESLPSKLASIQPFDTAPVSWSKPRYYRVHMASLLKQHKVLRLTHTDSRLANNGIAEPIQKLRCRAMYEALRFNNNIEQLGNKLAERLRSNGKPYLALHLRYEKDMLAFTGCSHNLTEEEDEELMDLRFHVRHWKVKDINATQQRLLGECPMTPREVAVFLEAMGYPSDTNIYIVAGKIYSKDGITPLQDKYPNIFTHSSLATEEELQPMQQYQNQLAALDYVVAVESDVFVYTYDGNMAKAVQGHRRFEGFRKTISPDRTSFVNLIDQLDSGELSWEVFSSKVKELHKERMGLPYPRRPGKSSKLEENFYANPYPGCICHKSDDERHSSKKGSKS, encoded by the exons ATGACGAGAAGAAGGGTGCTCGAATTCGATCACGAGGATGGTGAGAAACTTGGCGGTGTTGATGTCGACGTCGTTAAACATGTCACGTCCTTCCGCCGTCATGTTCATCCACACTTGCGGCGGCCAGGATTTTATGCAGTTGGCTGCTTGATGCTTTTGGCCTTTTCAACCATATCTTTGTTTGTTAAGTTCATGTTGCTTAATTCTTATGAAGAAATGGGGGTTATGATGGGGAAGGATCGAACTAGAGGTCGTGCTGCTAATTTCATTGTTGTTCCTCAAAAGACTATGTACCAAACAAACAATGCTTTGAGCCAAGAACAGGATGTTTCTGCTGATCTTGTTAAAACAATCCACCCAAAGCTTCAG GTTTCAGAGATATGGAAGGAACCAGAAAGCGAAGACTATTACAAATGCATTAATGTAACAAAGAACGAACCAT GGAGTGATGACGAAACAAAGGGCTACCTTCTCGCTCGAGCCAATGGTGGATTGAATCAGATGAAAACTGGG ATAAGTGACTTGGTTGCTATAGCAAAACTCATGAATGCAACTCTTGTTCTTCCTTCTTTGGATCACAAATCCTTTTGGACCGATCCGAG TGATTTTAAAGATATCTTCAATTGGCAAAACTTCATTGATGTCTTGAGGGATGAAGTTCATGTATTAGAGTCTCTTCCCTCAAAACTTGCAAGTATCCAACCCTTTGATACTGCACCAGTTTCTTGGTCCAAG CCTCGATATTATAGAGTACATATGGCATCCTTGTTGAAGCAACATAAAGTTCTCCGCCTGACCCATACAGATTCTCGATTAGCCAACAATGGTATCGCAGAACCGATTCAGAAACTACGATGTCGAGCAATGTATGAAGCTTTAAGGTTCAATAACAATATTGAACAGCTTGGAAACAAGCTAGCTGAAAGACTCAGAAGTAATGGAAAACCTTATTTAGCTTTGCACTTAAG ATATGAAAAGGACATGTTGGCGTTCACAGGCTGCAGTCACAACCTTACtgaagaggaagatgaagagcTGATGGACCTAAGGTTTCACGTAAGACACTGGAAGGTTAAAGACATAAATGCTACCCAGCAAAGACTACTAGGGGAATGTCCCATGACACCAAGAGAGGTAGCTGTCTTTCTTGAGGCAATGGGGTATCCTTCTGATACAAATATCTACATTGTTGCTGGCAAGATTTACAGCAAGGACGGGATTACACCACTACAAGATAAGTATCCAAATATCTTCACGCATTCATCTTTGGCAACCGAAGAGGAATTGCAGCCTATGCAACAATATCAGAACCAGTTGGCTGCTTTAGACTACGTTGTAGCAGTAGAGAGTGATGTTTTTGTTTACACCTATGATGGGAACATGGCTAAAGCTGTCCAAGGTCACAGGAGATTTGAAGGGTTTCGGAAAACTATAAGCCCTGACAG GACAAGCTTTGTGAATTTGATAGACCAATTGGACAGTGGTGAGTTAAGCTGGGAAGTGTTTTCTTCTAAAGTTAAAGAATTACATAAAGAGAGAATGGGATTACCATATCCCAGACGCCCCGGGAAATCTTCAAAACTGGAGGAAAACTTCTATGCCAATCCGTATCCTGGTTGCATCTGCCACAAGTCTGATGATGAGAGGCATAGCTCGAAGAAGGGAAGCAAGTCTTGA
- the LOC101206922 gene encoding probable sugar phosphate/phosphate translocator At3g11320, whose protein sequence is MVQLFSSFNSKNLSSFQQMTQILIFSPSPILSPFNGREQRWRKKIICCSRQHVWDKSLLQSNSGFRKIRASNSTAGSYGGSAEISKGQPLAWISTWPNKQTQPCHQYPPPKMKGTSRFFTIGLVAAWYSSNIGVLLLNKYLLSNYGFKYPIFLTMCHMTACSLLSYIAIAWLKLVPLQTIRSRVQFFKISALSFIFCISVVFGNISLRYLPVSFNQAIGATTPFFTAVFAYLMTLKREAWLTYVTLIPVVTGVIIASGGEPSFHLFGFLICVAATAARALKSVLQGILLSADGEKLNSMNLLLYMAPMAVVFLLPATLIMEHNVVGITLALARDDIKIIWYLLFNSSLAYFVNLTNFLVTKHTSALTLQVLGNAKGAVAVVVSILIFRNPVSVTGMFGYTLTVMGVILYSEAKKRANKS, encoded by the exons ATGGTTCAACTTTTTTCAAGCTTCAATTCCAAAAATTTGTCCTCATTTCAACAGATGACACAGATCTTAATCTTTTCACCATCTCCAATACTTTCCCCTTTCAATG GGAGGGAGCAGAGATGGAGGAAAAAGATAATTTGTTGTTCAAGACAACATGTGTGGGATAAATCATTGCTTCAAAGCAATAGTGGGTTTAGAAAAATTAGAGCTTCCAATTCAACAGCAGGAAGTTATGGCGGATCTGCTGAGATATCTAAAGGTCAACCGCTGGCATGGATTTCCACATGGCCAAACAAACAG ACTCAGCCTTGTCATCAATACCCACCTCCCAAAATGAAGGGTACGAGTCGTTTCTTCACGATCGGCCTTGTTGCCGCTTGGTATTCCTCCAACATTGGGGTTCTCTTGCTCAACAAGTATTTGCTCTCCAACTATGGTTTCAAGTACCCGATCTTCCTCACCATGTGCCACATGACCGCCTGTTCTTTGCTCAGCTACATTGCAATTGCTTGGTTGAAGCTCGTTCCTCTCCAGACTATTCGATCTCGCGTTCAATTCTTTAAGATCTCTGCACTCAGCTTCATCTTCTGCATCTCTGTTGTCTTTGGTAACATTTCGCTTCGTTATCTTCCCGTCTCTTTCAACCAAGCTATTGGAGCCACCACCCCCTTTTTCACCGCTGTTTTTGCTTACCTGATGACCTTGAAGCGGGAGGCTTGGCTCACTTATGTCACGCTCATTCCTGTCGTCACTGGGGTTATCATTGCCAGCGGG GGTGAACCAAGCTTCCATCTATTTGGGTTTCTGATATGTGTTGCAGCTACCGCTGCAAGAGCTCTCAAATCTGTACTTCAAGGAATTTTGCTTTCTGCAGATGG AGAGAAGTTGAATTCCATGAATCTTCTTTTGTATATGGCTCCTATGGCtgttgttttcttgcttcctGCAACACTTATCATGGAACATAATGTGGTTGGTATCACACTAGCGCTTGCTAGAGATGATATCAAGATCATCTGGTACCTTCTTTTCAATTCGTCGCTAGCATATTTTGTAAACCTGACCAATTTTCTGGTCACGAAACACACCAGTGCGCTGACCCTTCAG GTACTAGGAAATGCAAAAGGAGCCGTAGCTGTCGTTGTTTCCATTTTAATCTTTAGAAACCCTGTCTCTGTTACCGGAATGTTCGGTTATACACTCACAGTTATGGGAGTCATTCTCTACAGCGAAGCAAAGAAACGAGCAAATAAAAGTTGA